One Paraburkholderia sp. IMGN_8 DNA window includes the following coding sequences:
- a CDS encoding H-NS family nucleoid-associated regulatory protein, whose protein sequence is MLGATADAKPATTVAKFREPKSGATWSGHGRAPK, encoded by the coding sequence ATGCTTGGCGCCACGGCTGACGCCAAACCGGCCACGACTGTTGCTAAATTTCGGGAACCGAAGAGTGGTGCAACGTGGTCGGGACACGGCCGGGCGCCCAAGTAG
- a CDS encoding DUF3732 domain-containing protein, with product MGHHLVVHLALHEWFAQKSRPVPNFLMIDQSSQAHFPTDSDNGPKKRDIDRATVRRMYELMARSAQVAGREYQVIVTDHADFDDAEFQQHVRHRWRDGEKLVPEDWPKCYGEGRS from the coding sequence GTGGGCCACCACCTTGTGGTTCACCTCGCGCTTCACGAGTGGTTCGCGCAGAAGAGCCGTCCGGTCCCGAATTTCCTGATGATTGACCAGTCATCTCAAGCGCACTTTCCGACCGACTCTGACAACGGCCCGAAGAAGAGGGACATTGATAGGGCCACAGTACGGCGTATGTATGAACTGATGGCGCGGTCGGCGCAGGTCGCGGGGCGCGAGTATCAGGTGATAGTCACCGACCACGCTGACTTCGACGACGCAGAATTCCAGCAGCATGTACGCCATCGTTGGCGGGATGGCGAAAAGCTCGTTCCTGAAGACTGGCCAAAATGCTACGGAGAAGGGCGAAGCTAG
- a CDS encoding H-NS histone family protein, giving the protein MATTLEAIRAKMKKLQAQADALIAKESTTVLKTIHELMEKHGLTTADIDAHAGGKQRAKKVETKAAAKGRATAAKYRDPKTGATWSGHGRAPGWIASAKNRDKFLVDGSTATAKAAPASKAKAAGNYVRGPQPAMY; this is encoded by the coding sequence ATGGCAACGACTTTGGAAGCAATTCGGGCGAAGATGAAAAAACTGCAAGCCCAGGCGGACGCTTTGATTGCAAAGGAATCGACAACGGTCTTGAAAACCATCCATGAGCTGATGGAAAAGCACGGCCTCACGACTGCGGATATTGATGCGCATGCTGGCGGCAAGCAACGCGCGAAGAAGGTCGAAACAAAAGCTGCCGCCAAAGGAAGGGCTACTGCGGCCAAATATCGCGACCCGAAGACCGGCGCGACTTGGTCAGGACACGGCCGTGCGCCCGGTTGGATTGCTTCGGCGAAGAACCGCGACAAGTTCCTGGTTGACGGAAGTACGGCGACCGCGAAGGCAGCTCCTGCGAGCAAAGCGAAGGCCGCTGGCAACTATGTCCGCGGGCCGCAGCCGGCGATGTACTAG
- a CDS encoding H-NS family nucleoid-associated regulatory protein codes for MKNRSEFMIAGGAEATVATPAGAVSKAKPAVKKASKAVGATSTKGQPKGPQPAKYRDPKSGATWSGRGPAPAWLAGAKDRSKFLIDGTSAAADVSASTATKPSAKKAVAKKAVVKKVAATKTAPTKKVAVKKMVAKESVSAKLPAKKAPAKKAPRSVAVPAPVAAVESGAELTT; via the coding sequence GTGAAGAACCGGTCTGAATTCATGATTGCAGGCGGCGCTGAAGCGACTGTCGCGACGCCCGCGGGTGCCGTGAGCAAGGCGAAACCTGCGGTGAAGAAGGCCTCGAAGGCGGTCGGTGCGACTTCTACCAAGGGACAGCCAAAAGGTCCGCAGCCGGCCAAATATCGCGACCCGAAGTCCGGCGCGACTTGGAGCGGACGCGGTCCGGCTCCGGCGTGGCTAGCCGGAGCGAAAGACCGCAGCAAGTTTCTGATTGATGGCACCAGCGCAGCGGCGGATGTGAGTGCTTCGACGGCGACGAAGCCTTCGGCCAAAAAGGCAGTTGCCAAGAAAGCCGTCGTCAAGAAGGTCGCAGCGACAAAGACCGCACCGACGAAGAAGGTTGCTGTGAAGAAGATGGTTGCCAAGGAGTCCGTGAGCGCGAAGTTGCCGGCTAAGAAGGCGCCTGCGAAAAAAGCGCCGCGGAGCGTGGCCGTGCCCGCTCCGGTGGCCGCAGTCGAGTCTGGCGCCGAGTTGACGACCTAA